From one Plasmodium malariae genome assembly, chromosome: 12 genomic stretch:
- the PmUG01_12030800 gene encoding conserved Plasmodium protein, unknown function: MAVSLNTLNEEDLKAMENGGADPVLYKGNDIEFVYNKLNLGGGKLFILEKKVIWVRNKNEYKKEKVTSFKELSTNKIYLKHYEKNKNFYLHLLNDVNSISIDSSNIALHAITSDKNICNSSCVYIQLNSDLSSTFQNDKNDDDDDDEQNSLKSDNENTKSDEDTNILNDETITPEILLVSKNNSSNDEIFRQLSNMDNSFKEQDDDEEDDEGE; the protein is encoded by the coding sequence ATGGCAGTTTCTTTAAACACTCTCAATGAAGAAGACCTCAAGGCAATGGAAAATGGGGGAGCAGACCCCGTTTTATACAAAGGCAATGATATAGAGtttgtttataataaattaaatttaggaGGAGggaaattattcatattagagaaaaaagtaatttgggtgagaaataaaaatgaatataaaaaagagaaagtaACAAGCTTTAAGGAATTAtcaacaaataaaatatatttgaagcattatgaaaagaataaaaatttctatTTACACCTTTTAAATGACGTTAATAGCATTAGTATAGACTCTTCGAACATTGCCTTGCATGCAATAACTtctgataaaaatatatgcaatagTTCTTGCGTGTACATACAATTAAATTCAGATTTGTCAAGTACTTttcaaaatgataaaaatgatgatgatgatgatgatgaacAGAACTCTTTAAAAAGtgataatgaaaatacaaaGTCGGATGAGGATACTAATATACTAAATGATGAAACTATAACACCTGAAATATTGCTAGTGAGTAAGAATAACTCATCTAATGATGAAATTTTTCGTCAGTTAAGTAACATGGACAATTCGTTTAAGGAGCAAGACGATGATGAAGAGGATGATGAGGGAGAATAA
- the CenH3 gene encoding histone H3-like centromeric protein CSE4, putative, producing MVRTKKNAVNHNPLNIINLDGNLPINNIAQNRLSHKQIISKTNRTINEGNLNEVSQKGLKKARIRRPHRYRPGVLALKEIRAYQSTTQLLIPKIPFVRVVKEITRLFELPGDQFRYTPEALLALQTASEAYLVSLFEDAYLCSLHANRVTLMPKDIHLARRIRGRD from the coding sequence ATGGTGAGGACAAAAAAGAATGCCGTAAATCATAACCCattaaacataattaatTTGGATGGGAATCTacctataaataatattgcACAAAATAGATTATCacataaacaaattatttctaaaacGAATAGAACTATAAATGAAGGAAACTTAAATGAAGTTTCACAAAAAGGTTTAAAGAAAGCACGTATTAGACGACCACATAGATATAGACCAGGTGTTTTAgctttaaaagaaataagagCTTACCAAAGTACTACACAATTATTAATTCCAAAAATACCATTCGTAAGAGTAGTAAAAGAAATTACTCGTTTGTTTGAATTACCAGGTGATCAGTTTCGTTATACTCCTGAGGCCTTGTTAGCTCTTCAAACAGCGTCAGAAGCTTATTTAGTTAGTTTATTTGAAGATGCATATTTATGTTCTCTTCACGCAAATAGAGTTACCCTTATGCCAAAAGACATACACTTAGCTAGAAGAATACGAGGACGAGACTGA
- the UTP4 gene encoding U3 small nucleolar RNA-associated protein 4, putative — protein MVTMTGEESDFYDGCKSILTNLLERNNDKKKINISLREFNFYENEKRELNCINISPCKYYMSICDSFGIIYVYKIVGNEFVYILKLDIYCTSTVVKSVIWVSKKNKCSSKNSTKNGKKKIHLFMNNDYKDYLLFISTLCGIIILYDLESKNIVQKIVTNGSISCCKLNNTLQYFGMCNLNGYFYLYNIYQNEGKTIYNCFDKFYESDIEEEGGIIVQYGTNYKKSKNYRKGAKRGRAEIRGNGERSRSRGGRGGREGRGGRGGREGRGGREGRGGREGRGGREGRGGREGRGSRGSSESRDGSLCNIRDEYVHASEGCTYISSPEQQCNKRIKLSNDLSSYLDDTYNMQSSRENSDEGSVNNDGSSVNNDGSSVNNDGSSVNNDDSSVNNDNSGINNDGNTSSAVPNDEPNNTGEGTTLPLFAQKDEHNYDYVKNETFNIYIKNKFKCKEKLVCLYFVDVLKKRSVLLDVMDHGLMKKNKKIGKYNGIGIGVGTGTGTGRYIDYGGYRSVSNNKECHSELRSGIRSIEKSYDNYNHYVLLGSENSKIYKYNLSNSICEGEFISMNKNSVIWDVMYIYKTDEIVCVDNKGSLIIFDNNTYSIKYFFNIHNYKSVSLTKTLNEKFIFSAGVDRHIIKYTLSEIHTAGSVNYQRDSNTARGSRFIWVNNYKLDEHNGRDRFHEKAHPSSGGTVPSPRPQKSNNNIIDCDANCDTNCDANCDDNCYPNGYPNGYPNGYPNGYPNGYLAILMAILMAILMAILMAILMATLMATLMATLMAILMAILMAILMDMLTVVLTVMTIINISAKELFFIHKVKASRKMDKKWYFINKYSAHISDIKQIVFLSDNYLLSISDDLTFCLIDILHNRKKYYSIKNISNSKHVFFSSNLKNILCVYSNQLNVYYNENCIASPSAANTSDVSNAINAGDYAGRSSREPDEGTVLKRCNTYMTNAEGRITPQVGACINASNYRHLVNITYEENEYIIKCNLNKQFDKIACVTNKNFSLYHFNADTLTIFNYDISNLNFFKVYDFCFLNNNHIIVSLHRRTDELHYNKVKTINNTNKANGNTWNGKNYRMQQNHSGFERNDQVDHTDNMYSNDGNPRESSNSRLSIQRVNNSLAGFPYGDDINCSSRVGNKKESKLSFIFNNNLNENLNIYKNSFSYYITIYNIKKKKIKEELKVDRVLCNFKKYKKGLIVCSDYMKNIYLFFKNMKMKRYLNKCIRLSDFNMNEENAHRSFLFYFVVEDFFLVFTLDNLLYIYYMDFNKNNIYMVKKSLIKYYNLNELSDIILVNLNIHTENQKEDNMSTFEDVETLSKEQKENNEVHIKYYLKYKYCLILKGLNIVRIVDFNIHDHSLIDINICRSRTISNINNNTCSQYYIPSLNFKYNFLNLKHLYFQDANIYSFIKKEIRKAGIPNADGNFMVNSCDEQNHISLSEQKKGKNQLRKESESLYMNMFSLSFKTLTHLKRSNIVNIHFLYTTENNIIVLICIPKNIDSTLINVADTKKYVK, from the exons ATGGTAACTATGACAGGAGAAGAAAGCGACTTTTACGATGGATGCAAAAgcattttaacaaatttgttagaaagaaataatgataaaaagaaaataaatataagtttaagagaatttaatttttacgaAAATGAGAAAAGAGAACTAAACTGCATTAACATATCTCCATGTAAGTATTACATGAGTATCTGTGATTCGTTtggtataatatatgtatataaaattgtaGGAAAtgaatttgtttatatactGAAGCTGGACATTTACTGTACTAGCACAGTAGTGAAATCAGTTATATGGGTTAgcaaaaagaataaatgtaGTAGCAAAAATAGTacaaaaaatggtaaaaagaaaatacactTATTTATGAACAATGATTATAaggattatttattattcatttcaACCTTGTGTGGAATTATAATTCTGTACGACTtagaaagtaaaaatattgttcaAAAGATAGTAACGAACGGAAGTATAAGCTGTTGCAAATTAAACAATACGTTGCAGTATTTCGGAATGTGCAATTTAAAtggatatttttatttatataatatttaccaGAATGAGGGAAAAACGATATATAACTGTTTTGACAAATTTTACGAATCGGACATAGAGGAAGAGGGGGGAATAATCGTCCAGTATGGGACAAACTACAAGAAGAGTAAGAATTATAGGAAAGGTGCCAAGAGGGGCAGAGCTGAAATTAGAGGAAATGGAGAAAGAAGCAGAAGTAGAGGAGGCAGAGGAGGTAGAGAAGGCAGAGGAGGCAGAGGAGGTAGAGAAGGCAGAGGAGGCAGAGAAGGCAGAGGAGGCAGAGAAGGCAGAGGAGGCAGAGAAGGCAGAGGAGGCAGAGAAGGTAGAGGAAGCAGAGGAAGTAGTGAAAGTAGGGATGGTAGCTTATGCAACATAAGGGACGAGTACGTACATGCTAGCGAAGGATGCACCTATATATCCTCTCCGGAGCAGCAATGTAATAAAAGGATAAAGCTGTCGAATGACTTGTCGTCCTACTTGGATGATACTTATAACATGCAAAGCAGCCGAGAAAATAGCGACGAAGGTAGCGTTAATAATGATGGTAGTAGCGTTAATAATGATGGTAGTAGCGTTAATAATGATGGTAGTAGCgttaataatgatgatagtagcgttaataatgataatagtgGCATTAATAATGATGGAAATACGAGCAGTGCTGTGCCGAATGACGAGCCAAACAACACTGGCGAGGGCACAACCCTTCCCCTATTTGCTCAGAAGGACGAACACAATTATGATTATGTAAAAAACGAAACgtttaacatttatattaaaaataaatttaagtgCAAAGAAAAGTTagtttgtttatattttgtagaCGTGCTTAAAAAGAGGAGTGTTTTGCTGGATGTTATGGATCATGGCCTgatgaaaaagaataaaaaaataggaaaatacAATGGCATTGGCATTGGCGTTGGCACCGGAACTGGAACTGGCCGTTACATCGACTACGGCGGCTACCGCTCCGTTTCCAACAACAAGGAGTGCCATAGTGAACTGCGAAGCGGAATTCGATCCATTGAAAAGTCGTATGATAACTATAATCACTATGTACTGTTAGGAAGCGAAAATtcgaaaatttataaatacaatttGTCGAACAGTATATGTGAAGGGGAGTTTATAAGTATGAATAAGAACTCTGTAATATGGGATGTCATGTACATTTACAAAACAGATGAAATTGTATGTGTTGATAATAAAGgatcattaataatatttgacAACAACACTTAttctattaaatatttttttaatattcacaATTACAAATCTGTTTCTTTAACTAAAACGTTAAATGAGAAGTTCATTTTTTCAGCAGGTGTTGATCgtcatataattaaatatacattatccGAAATACATACGGCTGGTAGTGTTAACTATCAGAGGGATAGTAACACAGCTCGTGGAAGTAGATTCATATGGGTGAACAACTACAAGCTTGATGAGCATAATGGAAGGGATCGTTTTCATGAAAAAGCCCACCCCAGCTCAGGTGGGACAGTCCCTTCGCCTCGACCACagaaaagtaataataatattattgacTGCGATGCTAACTGCGATACTAACTGCGATGCTAACTGCGATGATAACTGCTATCCTAATGGCTACCCTAATGGCTATCCTAATGGCTATCCTAATGGCTACCCTAATGGCTACCTA GCTATCCTAATGGCTATCCTAATGGCTATCCTAATGGCTATCCTAATGGCTATCCTAATGGCTACCCTAATGGCTACCCTAATGGCTACCCTAATGGCTATCCTAATGGCTATCCTAATGGCTATCCTAATGGATATGCTAACCGTGGTGCTAACTGTAATGACAATAATC AACATCAGTGCGAAGGAATTATTCTTTATCCACAAGGTAAAAGCATCAAGGAAGATGGACAAGAAGtggtattttattaataaatattctgcACACATTTCAGACATTAAACAGATCGTTTTTTTAAGTGACAACTACTTGTTAAGTATAAGCGATGATTTAACCTTTTGCTTAATTGATATTCTGCATAACCGAAAGAAGTACTActcaattaaaaatatctcAAATAGCaaacatgtatttttttcatcgAATTTGAAGAACATCCTGTGTGTTTATTCGAATCAGTTGAATGTTTACTACAATGAAAATTGCATTGCTTCTCCCAGCGCTGCTAACACTAGTGATGTTTCTAACGCTATTAATGCGGGTGACTATGCTGGCCGCTCCTCAAGGGAACCAGATGAAGGAACGGTATTAAAGAGGTGCAATACATATATGACAAATGCTGAAGGAAGGATAACTCCTCAAGTTGGTGCATGCATAAATGCATCGAATTACAGGCATCTAGTGAACATTACTTATGAAGAAAACGAATACATAATCAAATGCAATTTAAACAAACAATTTGATAAAATAGCTTGTGTAACGAATAAGAATTTTAGCTTATACCATTTTAATGCAGATACTTTGACTATTTTTAACTACGACATTTCGAATCTGAACTTTTTTAAAGTGTATgacttttgttttttaaataataatcatataaTTGTTTCTTTGCATAGACGCACAGATGAACTTCATTATAATAAGGTAAAAACGATTAACAATACGAATAAAGCCAATGGTAACACATGGAATGGTAAGAATTATCGAATGCAACAAAACCATAGCGGATTTGAAAGGAATGACCAAGTGGATCACACTGACAACATGTACAGTAATGATGGAAACCCTAGGGAAAGCAGCAACAGTCGCTTGTCCATTCAAAGAGTGAACAATAGCTTGGCTGGTTTCCCCTATGGTGATGATATAAACTGCTCCAGCAGAgtaggaaataaaaaagaatcaAAACTAAGCTTCATCtttaacaataatttaaatgaaaatctaaacatatacaaaaattcGTTTAGCTACTAcataacaatatataatataaaaaaaaaaaaaattaaagaagaGCTAAAGGTTGATAGGGTTCTTTgcaattttaagaaatataagaaaGGATTAATAGTTTGTTCTGACTATatgaaaaacatttatttgttttttaaaaatatgaaaatgaaaagataCTTAAACAAATGTATAAGACTGAGTGATTTTAATATGAATGAGGAAAATGCGCATCGTAGTTTTCTCTTCTATTTCGTTGTagaagatttttttttagtttttacattagataatttattgtatatatattacatggattttaataagaataacatatatatggtaAAGAAGAGTCTTATCAAATATTATAATCTTAACGAGTTAAGTGATATTATTTTAGTCAACTTGAATATACATACAGAGAATCAAAAAGAAGATAACATGTCCACATTTGAGGATGTAGAAACATTGAGTAAAGaacaaaaggaaaataatgaagtacatataaaatattatttaaaatacaaatattgtCTTATATTAAAAGGATTAAATATAGTACGAATAGTTGACTTTAATATACATGACCATTCTCTTATTgacataaatatttgtagATCACGTACCATatcaaatattaataacaatacATGTAGTCAATATTACATTCCTtccttaaattttaaatacaattttttaaatttaaagcatttatattttcaagaTGCAAATAtctattcttttattaaaaaggaaataagaAAAGCAGGAATACCAAATGCAGATGGTAATTTTATGGTTAACAGTTGCGATGAACAAAATCACATCTCGTTAagtgaacaaaaaaaaggaaaaaatcaATTGAGGAAAGAGAGCGAGTCCTTATACATGAATATGTTTTCACTCTCTTTTAAAACACTCACACACTTAAAAAGAAGTAATATTGTAAACATTCACTTCTTGTACACCACTGAAAATAACATAATCGTTCTAATTTGCATACCAAAGAATATCGACAGCACCTTAATTAACGTAGCGGACACGAAGAAGTACGTTAAGTAA